One window of the Streptomyces asoensis genome contains the following:
- a CDS encoding CHAT domain-containing protein, translating into MLLYGEPFDGGLALAEEHQLAADLAAAVAVYEELLTVAESLEDSPDVRFLRAHLLANIASVRLTATDLGGAEDAVERSRALLDGIASVPMGPRGRQLWLEMLLRTLLARADLLRRTGRLDEALACLDEAAVRLPEFDDPDGLRTSELGLNRVHLLIERGEWGAAEEQAAGLLSTTPATAVETIPRLLIALGLICASTGRFDPAEDYFARAEDCFRATGDTGEQQSLLAHRAYTAMHRGDLDLAERLFAQASAFFERQRRFGDLAVCEQARGFLAGRRGDATGAEDLVAASLTRFERLGASIAAADSMLLGAQHAYDRGDIDEMKRLAQQARDVYQEREVYERCAQVDLLLARTLEDNLNRTDHGDREAESIGTAISVALPAALALEAARFDFVTAHARSQWLELADEAMQLVFRLAVRRQDQGLLFELAEHRCAGASLALDRTPRSATSDSPVFPSAGMKTYEPVDGAMTLGGVAAEAAASAGLRVAPPPKVRMSSGSGRVALQEYIAAAEFRYHRGIVGEAETPFWMTDDLTSRPVVQVRLADAGDLFMTWTWAGGARGFGTGCGPADEVDGAVRALAAALPGAVGGAEGMRRAFDSGALAEYRSELRLARVLAEALWPEGLTEQIRQVSARAGRPLVRIQPSPRVAQVPWELLAVDDASDVRLIDLADVVTTAPASLRQGDPAARPASNGEPGTTAETDAVTDAVTDAGTHAETHAETGAGTGADAGAVVLVLDPRVPGFRADSPLGSVLGPPGSDPELMSLVQHRLDAGPVVPSVAAPAEAFRRTDLDRDWLGDVLRKGVRRLMYVGHVSGAPVEGGQSEDGTLHLCCGPEAVGLAEPVRSHRPLSAKDLLLGTLPLRADGEPGARIWPAPRRVALIGCESGGDLRFAESFGLATAMIHNGAELVTATRWVLPTNFAFHRLAGVSASVRPLSEVIIAVDTAHEHLDPVHLLGRWQREQLDHWRSGGRIEHSPLLWAAMTCIVV; encoded by the coding sequence ATGCTGCTGTACGGGGAGCCGTTCGACGGCGGGCTCGCGCTGGCCGAGGAACATCAGCTGGCCGCCGATCTCGCCGCCGCGGTCGCCGTCTACGAAGAGCTGCTCACCGTGGCCGAGTCGCTCGAGGACTCGCCCGACGTGCGGTTCCTGCGGGCGCATCTGCTGGCGAACATCGCGAGTGTCCGGCTCACCGCCACGGACCTGGGCGGGGCGGAGGACGCCGTCGAGCGGTCCCGTGCCCTCCTCGACGGCATCGCGTCGGTGCCGATGGGGCCGCGCGGCCGTCAACTGTGGCTGGAGATGCTGCTGAGGACGCTGCTCGCCAGGGCCGACCTGCTGCGCCGTACCGGGCGTCTGGACGAGGCGCTGGCCTGTCTCGACGAGGCGGCGGTCAGGCTGCCCGAGTTCGACGACCCCGACGGACTGCGCACCTCCGAACTGGGCCTGAACCGGGTGCATCTGCTGATCGAGCGGGGCGAGTGGGGAGCGGCCGAGGAACAGGCCGCGGGGTTGCTGTCCACCACGCCGGCGACCGCGGTGGAGACCATCCCGCGGCTGCTGATCGCCCTGGGTCTGATCTGTGCCTCGACCGGGCGGTTCGACCCGGCCGAGGACTACTTCGCCCGCGCCGAGGACTGCTTCCGGGCGACGGGGGACACCGGTGAGCAGCAGTCGCTGCTCGCGCACCGGGCGTACACCGCGATGCACCGGGGCGACCTCGACCTCGCGGAGCGGTTGTTCGCGCAGGCGTCCGCGTTCTTCGAGCGGCAGCGGCGGTTCGGTGACCTGGCGGTCTGTGAACAGGCCCGCGGCTTTCTCGCCGGGCGGCGCGGCGACGCCACCGGCGCGGAGGACCTGGTGGCGGCGAGCCTGACCCGGTTCGAGCGGCTCGGCGCCTCGATTGCCGCCGCCGACAGCATGCTGCTGGGCGCCCAACACGCCTACGACCGGGGCGACATCGACGAGATGAAGCGGCTGGCCCAGCAGGCCCGGGACGTGTACCAGGAGCGGGAGGTGTACGAGCGTTGCGCACAGGTCGATCTCCTGCTCGCGCGAACCCTCGAGGACAACCTGAACCGGACCGACCACGGCGACCGCGAGGCGGAGTCCATCGGTACGGCGATCTCGGTCGCCCTTCCCGCCGCACTGGCCCTGGAGGCGGCCCGCTTCGACTTCGTCACCGCTCACGCGCGCAGTCAGTGGCTGGAACTCGCGGACGAGGCGATGCAGTTGGTCTTCCGTCTCGCGGTACGCCGACAGGACCAGGGACTGCTCTTCGAACTGGCGGAACACCGCTGCGCGGGTGCCTCGCTGGCGCTCGACCGTACGCCGCGGTCGGCGACGTCCGACTCTCCGGTGTTCCCGAGCGCCGGCATGAAGACGTACGAGCCCGTCGACGGCGCGATGACGCTCGGGGGCGTGGCGGCGGAGGCCGCTGCCTCCGCGGGGCTGCGCGTGGCGCCGCCGCCGAAGGTGCGGATGTCGTCGGGATCCGGCCGCGTCGCGCTCCAGGAGTACATCGCGGCGGCCGAGTTCCGCTATCACCGAGGGATCGTCGGCGAGGCGGAGACGCCGTTCTGGATGACCGACGATCTGACGAGCCGCCCGGTGGTCCAGGTCCGGCTGGCCGATGCAGGCGACCTGTTCATGACCTGGACGTGGGCCGGCGGGGCCCGGGGGTTCGGTACCGGCTGTGGGCCCGCCGACGAGGTCGACGGGGCGGTCCGTGCGCTGGCCGCCGCGCTGCCGGGGGCGGTCGGGGGAGCCGAGGGGATGCGGCGGGCGTTCGACTCGGGTGCGCTGGCCGAGTACCGGAGCGAGCTGCGGCTCGCGCGGGTGCTGGCCGAGGCGCTGTGGCCGGAGGGGCTGACGGAGCAGATACGTCAGGTGTCGGCGCGCGCGGGCCGTCCGCTGGTGCGGATCCAGCCGTCGCCCCGGGTCGCCCAGGTGCCGTGGGAACTGCTTGCCGTCGACGACGCGAGCGACGTACGGCTCATCGACCTGGCGGACGTCGTGACCACGGCGCCGGCGTCCTTGCGGCAAGGCGACCCCGCTGCGCGCCCGGCGTCGAACGGGGAACCGGGCACGACCGCGGAAACGGACGCGGTAACAGATGCGGTAACAGATGCGGGAACACACGCGGAAACGCATGCAGAAACAGGTGCCGGAACGGGTGCCGACGCCGGCGCGGTGGTTCTCGTCCTCGACCCCCGGGTGCCCGGATTCCGGGCCGACTCCCCGCTGGGCTCGGTGCTGGGGCCGCCCGGTTCGGACCCGGAGTTGATGTCACTGGTCCAGCACCGTCTCGACGCGGGTCCCGTCGTGCCGTCGGTCGCCGCCCCGGCGGAGGCGTTCCGCCGCACCGACCTGGACCGGGACTGGTTGGGCGACGTGCTCCGCAAGGGGGTGCGCAGGCTGATGTACGTCGGGCATGTGAGCGGCGCACCGGTCGAGGGCGGGCAGAGCGAGGACGGCACGCTCCATCTGTGCTGCGGTCCCGAGGCCGTCGGCCTGGCCGAGCCGGTCCGCAGCCATCGGCCGCTGTCGGCCAAGGATCTGCTGCTGGGCACGCTTCCCCTGCGCGCGGACGGTGAACCGGGCGCGAGAATCTGGCCCGCGCCACGCCGTGTCGCCCTCATCGGCTGCGAGAGCGGCGGCGATCTGCGGTTCGCCGAGTCGTTCGGTCTGGCCACGGCGATGATTCACAACGGTGCGGAGCTGGTCACGGCCACCCGTTGGGTTCTGCCGACGAACTTCGCGTTCCACCGGCTGGCCGGCGTCTCCGCGTCCGTACGCCCGCTGTCGGAGGTGATCATCGCCGTCGACACCGCCCACGAGCACCTCGACCCCGTGCACCTGCTCGGCCGCTGGCAGCGCGAGCAGCTCGACCACTGGCGTTCGGGTGGCCGGATCGAGCACTCGCCCCTGCTGTGGGCGGCCATGACCTGCATCGTCGTGTGA
- a CDS encoding DUF397 domain-containing protein, whose amino-acid sequence MTTSGNWQKSSFSGGSDGNNCLELTSTTATFRLRESDSPTTILTTTPAALAHLLADIRNNTPS is encoded by the coding sequence GTGACCACTTCCGGCAACTGGCAGAAGTCATCCTTCTCCGGAGGGTCGGACGGCAACAACTGCCTCGAACTCACCTCCACCACTGCCACCTTCCGCCTCCGCGAAAGCGACAGCCCCACCACGATCCTGACCACCACCCCCGCCGCCCTCGCCCACCTCCTGGCAGACATACGTAACAACACCCCGAGCTGA